DNA sequence from the Parasphaerochaeta coccoides DSM 17374 genome:
AGTGACGTTTGGAGAAATCATGCTCAGGCTCAAATCCCCTGGACATGACCGCTTATTCCAGTCCCCTCTCCTTGAGGCGACTTTCGGAGGTGGAGAAGCCAACGTAGCGGTATCGCTGTCAATTTTTGGAAAGAAAACCCGTTTTGTCACGGCATTGCCGGACAACGCAGTCGGAGAAGCGGCTGTCCGTGAGTTGAACAAATATGGAGTGGACACATCCCGGATTCTCAGAACCAAAGGCGGACGCGTCGGTATCTATTACCTTGAGACAGGCGCGAATCAAAGGGCGAGCAGCGTTGTCTATGACCGTGCAGGCAGTTCCATCTCCGAGGCGTCTCCCGAAGATTTTGATTTCACCGCCATCTTTTCTGATGCCTGCTGGCTCCATGTGACCGGCATTACCCCAGCCTTGAGCCAGAAAGCCGCGGACAGTGCCATTGCCGCCGCAAAAGCCGCCAAGAAAGCAGGGGCACTGGTGAGCGTGGATCTCAACTACCGCAAGAAGCTGTGGAACTATGGCAAGACGGCTCCCGAAGTCATGCGTACTCTTGTCGCTCATGCGGATGTAATCATCGCCAACGAGGAAGACATCCAGAAATGCTTGGGCATAGAGGCTTCTGTAGACGTGACCAGCGGAGAGCTTGATACCGACCAATACCGGAAGCTGACCGAGGAAGTGAAGAAGCAGTTCCCCAATATTTCCATCATCGCCGTCACACTGCGGGAAAGCCACAGTGCTGACAGGAACGGCTGGTCAGCGGCTCTTTCCGGAAAGACAGGTTTCTACCTGTCCCGCAGGTATGAGATTACAGATATCGTTGACCGGGTGGGAGGCGGAGATTCCTTTGCCGCAGGCATCATTTACGGCCTGACTGAATTTCCCGCCGACGAGGAGCGCATCATCAATTACGCAGTGGCATCTTCCGCCCTCAAGCATTCCATCAACGGAGACTTCAACTTGAGCCGCAAAAGCGAGGTTGAAGCCTTGCTCAAGGGCGATGGTTCAGGACGCGTACAGAGATAACGGGAAAGTCCCATCCAGGGAAATTCCATCAGCACATAAAAGGGGTTGTTGCACTGCACGGGTTTCCGGGCAATGACCCCTGGTCATATATAGCAGCTCCTGCTACTTGACGGCTCCCCCGCTTATGCTGCCACCATCGACCCAATCCTCAATTCCAATCTGGATTGCAGCCACGGCGACTTTATCGGCAGCCGTATTCAGCGTCATGTTATAGACGTATTGCTTGCCGCTTTCAAAGACTATTTTACCTTTATCAGTTTGGGCGACAGAAGCCGCCTCCCATTCGTAGGTGTCTTCATCAAGGAAGAAGTCCAGGACAAAAGAAGACAGAGCGGTCGCATTGTCCGTAGGTACCAATACTGCTTCAAACCTGCGCTTTCCCGCAAGTCGTTCCATAGTAGTAAGGGTATCGGAAATATTTCTCATGATAACAGAATTAGAGGAGTCAGGAGTCACGACTCCAGTATCCAGATTGATTATGGCTGTTGTTTTCAAACCTGAGAGTTCAATACTAAGGTCACCAGCGTTGATAGCAGATGCATCGACGGTCGTACTTGGCCCGATATTGACAATCAGGCGAGAGAACAGGTGTTTAAGTTTCAACGCCACCTGTGATGTATTGTTCTGGACATTGTTCGTGCGTCCCCACAGGAAGTCGGCTTTTCCGGTATCCTGTTCCGTACTGCTATCGGTGATTTTTATTTCCAATTCTGGCATATCATTGGTGTTTGTAACATATGGATAGTATGCGATGAAATCAAAGAATGGCGCAGGATTCATGCCAAGGTCATCCCACTTCAAAGTATTGGCAGCATCAAAAGGAGTGAAGCCGGAAGACTGAGAGGCTGTATCAGCCTTGTAGTGTTTATTGCCGCGACCGACGGC
Encoded proteins:
- a CDS encoding fimbrillin family protein, with product MRENKLSIVVSTGILMLIVAFVSCDSNTVPVSNSHEVRFTSNIARKAMADSVWQANDEVGIFMLEHGTGTAATAQAVGRGNKHYKADTASQSSGFTPFDAANTLKWDDLGMNPAPFFDFIAYYPYVTNTNDMPELEIKITDSSTEQDTGKADFLWGRTNNVQNNTSQVALKLKHLFSRLIVNIGPSTTVDASAINAGDLSIELSGLKTTAIINLDTGVVTPDSSNSVIMRNISDTLTTMERLAGKRRFEAVLVPTDNATALSSFVLDFFLDEDTYEWEAASVAQTDKGKIVFESGKQYVYNMTLNTAADKVAVAAIQIGIEDWVDGGSISGGAVK
- a CDS encoding sugar kinase translates to MHDKKIVTFGEIMLRLKSPGHDRLFQSPLLEATFGGGEANVAVSLSIFGKKTRFVTALPDNAVGEAAVRELNKYGVDTSRILRTKGGRVGIYYLETGANQRASSVVYDRAGSSISEASPEDFDFTAIFSDACWLHVTGITPALSQKAADSAIAAAKAAKKAGALVSVDLNYRKKLWNYGKTAPEVMRTLVAHADVIIANEEDIQKCLGIEASVDVTSGELDTDQYRKLTEEVKKQFPNISIIAVTLRESHSADRNGWSAALSGKTGFYLSRRYEITDIVDRVGGGDSFAAGIIYGLTEFPADEERIINYAVASSALKHSINGDFNLSRKSEVEALLKGDGSGRVQR